In Calliopsis andreniformis isolate RMS-2024a chromosome 6, iyCalAndr_principal, whole genome shotgun sequence, a single genomic region encodes these proteins:
- the Edc3 gene encoding enhancer of mRNA-decapping protein 3: MSEQYVGCTVSVKCIEDVGTYQGQIVDLNKDYVTLSKTFCNGVPHTPSEVILSAKDILDVEFISINETGSNTNDSNQLQNKVTVKRPIAKRAGRSISESVPFSTQSTSSQTQSNFKKPDNNAQCSLEQPTNGKMSLAECANKPIQKRLSHRQRALERDEHTFGTPIDQSLSQDFDFEKNLALFNKEAVWQEINSLKPDIVRQSENNRGTSGRYRHDENIIVSEPAVFRQIMVPSAGEKEYVTDNGLIIPSITLSLHRQLIGAADRLGISWERRVELLGRAGAEIILQLLGGSHRLNPNNAHQWPTVVALCGPHRSGAAGVNCARQLSSHGVKTIVFVENSEDVFLLQELSLYKLTGNKVETKVKNLPTLVDLILVALCDENSPRMITPIARWANSNRAPILAIEPPATGTPGILSKFSLLGGLPLSHSVDNGRLYLCNLALPNKVYEDVGITYRSPFGPKFVIPLHSNSS, encoded by the exons ATGTCAGAACAATATGTAGGCTGTACAGTTTCTGTGAAGTGTATTGAAGATGTTGGAACTTATCAGGGACAAATAGTTGATTTGAACAAGGATTATGTTACACTTTCAAAAACATTTTGTAATGGAGTACCCCACACCCCTTCTGAAGTAATTTTAAG TGCAAAAGATATATTAGATGTTGAGTTTATATCGATTAATGAAACTGGATCAAACACAAACGATAGCAATCAATTGCAAAACAAAGTAACTGTAAAGAGACCTATTGCTAAAAGAGCTGGAAGGTCCATTTCAGAAAGTGTTCCATTTTCTACACAATCCACATCGTCTCAAACGCAATCCAATTTCAAAAAGCCTGAtaacaatgctcaatgctctttGGAGCAACCCACAAATGGAAAGATGTCACTag CTGAATGTGCTAATAAACCAATACAAAAGAGATTGAGTCATAGGCAAAGAGCTTTGGAACGAGATGAACACACATTTGGGACACCAATTGATCAGTCCTTATCTCAAGATtttgattttgaaaaaaatttagcATTATTTAATAAAGAG GCTGTGTGGCAAGAAATAAATTCTTTAAAGCCTGACATTGTTAGACAGTCGGAGAATAACAGAGGTACTAGTGGTAGATACAGACATGATGAAAATATTATTGTTTCTGAACCAGCAGTTTTCAGACAAATAATGGTACCTAGTGCTGGTGAAAAAGAATATGTAACAGACAATGGTTTAATAATTCCTAGTATTACTCTTAGCCTGCACCGTCAGTTAATTGGAGCAGCAGATCGACTTGGAATCAGTTGGGAACGTCGG GTTGAACTTCTTGGTCGTGCTGGTGCAGAAATTATTTTGCAACTATTGGGAGGAAGTCACAGACTCAATCCAAACAATGCACATCAGTGGCCAACAGTTGTAGCACTCTGTGGACCTCATCGTTCTGGCGCTGCAGGAGTGAATTGTGCTCGACAGTTATCCAGTCACGGCGTTAAAACAATAGTGTTCGTCGAAAATTCCGAAGATGTTTTTCTTTTACAAGAATTGTCTTTGTATAAACTAACAGGGAATAAGGTAGAAACTAAAGTTAAAAATTTACCAACATTGGTTGATCTAATACTTGTAGCACTTTGTGATGAAAATTCACCGAGAATGATTACACCGATAGCAAGGTGGGCAAATAGTAACAGAGCACCTATTTTAGCTATTGAACCCCCGGCTACAGGCACACCTGGAATCCTCAGTAAATTCAGCTTACTCGGTGGATTACCATTATCTCATAGTGTTGACAATGGaagattatatttatgtaatCTTGCACTGCCAAACAAAGTATATGAAGATGTTGGTATCACGTATAGATCTCCGTTTGGACCTAAATTTGTCATTCCTTTGCATTCCAATAGTTCTTAG
- the LOC143180518 gene encoding uncharacterized protein LOC143180518, translated as MASSESRKRKLEEYEMQLFSFHSRAVYATMKNIISERVYSTIEKLCETIEKTYKLNSEKVKVLKANQKRLERAYCQGALPHLSTIETAINKYIAVPSNVLLDEDKYQRIQYSDVEFATMKDRLEELQQRAKRATILNAALKEELQTLEKLPISQDSLNEMNTVIESGLKCSNIDDKMYQLVKDYKEFSTNVFGTTSNTDKTKYNTVDNLMCKDIDLASL; from the exons ATGGCGTCCTCGGAGTCGCGGAAACGGAAACTGGAAGAATACGAAATGCAGCTGTTTAGTTTTCATTCGAGAGCCGTGTACGCTACCA TGAAGAATATTATATCTGAAAGGGTTTACTCCACAATTGAGAAGCTATGCGAAACTATTGAAAAAACGTACAAACTAAACTCAGAAAAAGTCAAAGTACTTAAGGCAAACCAGAAACGATTAGAAAGAGCATACTGTCAAGGGGCATTGCCACATTTGAGCACTATCGAG ACTGCTATAAATAAATACATTGCTGTACCTAGCAATGTTTTATTAGATGAGGACAAATACCAGAGGATACAATACAGTGATGTAGAATTTGCAACTATGAAAGACAGATTGGAAGAGTTACAACAAAGGGCTAAGAGA GCTACCATACTAAACGCAGCTCTGAAAGAAGAATTACAAACTCTAGAGAAATTACCGATCTCTCAAGATAGTCTAAATGAAATGAATACTGTAATAGAGAGCGGACTAAAGTGTTCAAACATAGATGATAAAATGTACCAGTTAGTGAAAGATTACAAAGAATTCTCCACAAACGTGTTTGGTACAACATCTAACACAGACAAAACAAAGTACAATACAGTAGACAATCTTATGTGCAAAGACATTGACTTGGCCAGTTTATGA